In one Methylocaldum szegediense genomic region, the following are encoded:
- a CDS encoding RNA polymerase sigma factor, with product MPLTDDEIQRIYLHTRTRLHAFFSRRLQCPDTAADLVQDLYFRLPKLQPAPCTGQEVRNWLFRVAANLSLDYLRAEQRHAGLLEEHYSGKSDIDEAATPEQAASAFEQLRALQTALSELPDRCAEILYLSRIEGLTHTEIAARLGISTSLVEKEVARALNHCRRATDKEDHS from the coding sequence ATGCCGCTAACGGACGACGAAATCCAGCGCATCTACCTGCACACCCGAACTCGGCTCCATGCGTTTTTCAGCAGGCGACTGCAATGTCCCGACACCGCGGCCGACCTGGTTCAGGACCTTTATTTCCGCCTTCCCAAGCTTCAACCGGCACCCTGCACCGGCCAAGAAGTCCGTAACTGGCTGTTTCGCGTCGCCGCCAACCTGTCGCTCGATTACCTGCGCGCGGAACAACGTCACGCCGGCTTACTCGAAGAACACTACAGTGGGAAAAGCGATATCGACGAAGCGGCAACCCCGGAGCAAGCCGCCTCGGCTTTCGAACAACTCCGGGCACTCCAAACGGCGCTCTCCGAGCTTCCCGACCGTTGCGCCGAAATCCTGTATCTGAGCCGGATCGAAGGTTTAACCCACACTGAAATCGCCGCGCGCCTCGGTATCTCCACCAGTCTGGTGGAAAAGGAAGTCGCGCGCGCACTCAACCACTGCCGGCGCGCAACGGACAAAGAAGACCACAGTTGA
- a CDS encoding FecR family protein: MNTPMNESDAKARDRLEQEAVAWYARRMSGNMNVGERDRFEQWRAQSPAHDSAYRKIEELWRMLEAPLIADRARRHAAKKAAEPSAADHDEVAAVPAIGPAPGKTARDRATGAPRRASSLRRRFGLAAAASLLLAVGIAFFPDYLQYPLADYRTRIGEQTAVHLADGSTVYLNTDTALNVRLDLEERSVALLRGEAEFEVAHDGLRPFRVKAGNTVMEALGTRFVVRYDGSVGTVTLLDGKVRTDHVSPRGEAIAAVDLKPGERLVFDEQTLGEIQSVDPASADAWRRGRLIMHFVALKDVIAEINRYRRGQVILFNDGLARREINVSIDIRNIDAWLDALGETLPVRIRRVGPIVLLES; this comes from the coding sequence ATGAACACGCCGATGAATGAATCCGACGCAAAAGCGCGCGACCGCCTGGAGCAAGAGGCCGTCGCCTGGTACGCCCGCCGAATGTCGGGAAACATGAATGTCGGCGAACGCGACCGGTTCGAGCAATGGCGTGCTCAGAGTCCGGCCCATGACAGCGCTTACCGCAAAATCGAGGAGCTCTGGCGCATGCTCGAGGCGCCGCTCATCGCCGACCGCGCACGCCGCCACGCGGCGAAAAAAGCCGCCGAACCCTCGGCGGCCGACCACGACGAGGTAGCTGCCGTACCCGCAATCGGCCCGGCACCCGGGAAAACGGCGCGCGATCGTGCTACGGGCGCCCCTCGTCGGGCAAGCTCGCTCCGTCGGCGCTTTGGGCTCGCTGCTGCGGCCTCGTTGTTACTCGCGGTGGGAATCGCTTTTTTTCCGGATTATCTTCAGTATCCGCTGGCCGATTACCGCACCCGCATCGGCGAACAAACCGCCGTCCATTTGGCCGATGGCAGCACCGTCTATCTCAACACCGATACCGCCCTGAACGTCCGTCTCGACCTTGAGGAAAGGTCCGTCGCCCTGCTTCGGGGGGAAGCCGAATTCGAAGTCGCGCATGACGGTCTTCGCCCTTTTCGGGTGAAGGCCGGCAACACCGTCATGGAAGCTCTGGGCACCCGCTTCGTCGTTCGTTACGACGGCTCGGTAGGAACGGTCACGCTGCTGGACGGGAAAGTCCGCACCGACCACGTTTCGCCGCGCGGCGAAGCTATCGCCGCCGTCGATCTCAAACCCGGCGAGCGATTGGTATTCGATGAACAGACCTTGGGCGAGATTCAGTCCGTCGACCCGGCATCCGCCGATGCCTGGCGCCGCGGACGTCTGATCATGCATTTCGTGGCGCTGAAAGACGTGATAGCGGAAATCAACCGCTACCGCCGGGGACAGGTCATTCTGTTCAACGACGGCCTCGCTCGGCGCGAAATCAACGTCTCCATCGACATCCGGAATATCGATGCCTGGCTGGACGCCCTGGGTGAGACGCTACCCGTCCGCATCCGCCGCGTAGGCCCCATCGTCCTACTGGAATCCTGA